In one Lycium barbarum isolate Lr01 chromosome 7, ASM1917538v2, whole genome shotgun sequence genomic region, the following are encoded:
- the LOC132601525 gene encoding uncharacterized protein LOC132601525, whose translation MTDLEPVAEEEEAQSDVPTIVEEVQIEVPIVKQVADIPESYIPFLDAFQEMMGFAKYLKELLTKKRPIKHDTGSEERGSRGLYYSVARNLCDNRASINLMSLAIYKQLRLGMPRPTTMRLQMADRSIKRPVGVVDDVLVRVGDFFLSVDFVILDCAVARDIPIILGRYFLSMGRALMDSEKNEIKFRVNDENVTFQDCKGMKLPSAYKSISIIDAIDVETVNSLVGLGSYTYQPKKLDLDLENRTTPPVKPSIVEPPKLELKKLPSHMRYEFLGPNNTLPVIVSALMNDEQTKRLLEIL comes from the exons ATGACTGATCTCGAGCCGGTTGCTGAAGAAGAAGAGGCACAATCTGATGTGCCAACTATTGTTGAAGAGGTCCAGATAGAGGTTCCTATTGTTAAGCAGGTTGCTGATATTCCGGAAAGTTATATTCCGTTTCTTGATGCCTTCCAAGAGATGATGGgttttgcaaaatatttgaaAGAGCTGTTGACAAAGAAGAGACCGATCAAGCACGACACT GGTTCAGAAGAAAGAGGATCCAGGGGCCTTTATTATTCCGTTGCTCGTAATTTATGTGATAATAGGGCTAGTATTAACCTAATGTCGCTTGCTATATATAAGCAATTGAGGTTGGGAATGCCTAGGCCTACTACCATGCGACTGCAGATGGCTGATAGATCCATAAAGAGGCCAGTTGGGGTtgttgatgatgtgcttgttcgGGTTGGCGACTTCTTTCTATCGgtagattttgtgattcttgattgtgcggTTGCTCGCGATATTCCTATTATTCTTGGGAGATATTTTCTTTCCATGggaagggctcttatggattcagagAAGAACGAGATCAAATTCCGTGTTAATGATGAAAATGTGACATTTCAGGACTGTAAAGGAATGAAACTACCGAGTGCTTACAAGAGCATTTCGATTATTGATGCCATTGAT GTAGAGACTGTTAATTCTCTTGTAGGGTTGGGTTCCTACACTTACCAACCAAAGAAGCTGGATCTTGATCTTGAGAATAGAACGACTCCCCCAGTGAAGCCATCTATTGTTGAACCACCTAAGCTTGAGCTTAAGAAGCTTCCTTCGCATatgaggtatgagtttcttggtCCAAATAATACTTTGCCAGTGATTGTCTCTGCATTGATGAATGATGAGCAGACAAAGAGGCTGTTGGAGATTTTGTGA
- the LOC132601527 gene encoding uncharacterized protein LOC132601527 gives MKYILVAVDYIFKWIEEVALPNKKVKSVTGFLKKYICTHFGTPQAIISDGGSHFCNRDFAGLLAKYGVKHRVATSYHPQTSGQVEVSNWEIKSILAKSVNANRTDWSKKLDDALWAYRTTFKTPIGTSNYWLVFSMACRLSVELEHKAMWALKKLNLNWDEATKLQLFQLNEIDEFRY, from the coding sequence atgaaatacatcttggttgctgtggatTATATCTTCAAATGGATAGAAGAAGTGGCTTTACCAAATAAAAAAGTAAAGAGTGTCACAGGCTTCCTGAAGAAATATATTTGCACCCATTTTGGCACTCCTCAGGCgatcattagtgatggtggttcaCACTTTTGCAACAGGGATTTTGCGGGTTTGCTTGCAAAATACGGTGTCAAACATAGAGTGGCTACCTCGTATCACCCGCAAACAAGTGGCCAGGTTGAAGTCTCCAACTGGGAGATAAAGAGCATTCTAGCTAAAAGTGTCAATGCAAATCGGACCGACTGGTCTAAGAAGCTggatgatgctctttgggcttatagaacgACGTTCAAAACGCCCATTGGGACTTCAAATTACTGGTTGGTTTTCAGTATGGCATGCCGCTTGTCCGTTGAGCTCGAACACAAAGCCATGTGGGCGTTGAAAAAGTTAAATCTGAATTGGGATGAGGCAACCAAGCTTCAGTTGTTTCAACTCAACGAGATAGATGAGTTCCGCTATTAG